Proteins encoded in a region of the Terriglobales bacterium genome:
- the bshC gene encoding bacillithiol biosynthesis cysteine-adding enzyme BshC yields the protein MPSECLSYSAIPHTTALFADYVHHFEKTRAFYPRPPFDRSWIREEAGRIRYDAARRERVAAILERQNRAWGASRETLDNIGRLRAGACVIVTGQQVTLFGGPLFALYKAITAIKLATEVTQSGVECVPVFWLATEDHDVEEVDHITLLAADNALKRCSAAAHGPENASVGSLRFGEDISSVAAQAAAALGESETTEFLREAYRPGESFGSAFGKLFSRLFKHSGVVLLDAADPELHQVAASVYRAAAAGAADLDEALLQRNQQLESAGYHTQVHVTPQSTLLFAQHNGARVPVHRANGQFEIAGQKLSPAELQARITAAPQDFSANVLLRPVVQDYLLPTLAYVGGPAEVAYFAQAAVVYEELLGRITSVLPRFAATLVEPRIQRLLDRYQIKITDAFHGEEHLRMLLAEHSLPADLNATFDESASSLDASLNKLNEVLERLDKTLLDAAGTAGAKMRYQLDRLRERAARAQSRRSQDQARHADDLVTALYPHKNLQERELAGMSYLARHGTQLLLRLYDAAQTTCADHHIVYL from the coding sequence ATGCCCTCGGAGTGTTTGAGCTATTCCGCGATCCCGCACACCACAGCGCTGTTCGCGGACTACGTCCATCACTTTGAGAAGACGCGCGCCTTCTATCCCCGGCCGCCCTTCGACCGCTCCTGGATCCGGGAGGAGGCCGGCCGCATCCGCTACGACGCGGCGCGGCGGGAACGGGTGGCCGCCATCCTGGAGCGTCAGAACCGGGCCTGGGGCGCCTCGCGGGAGACGCTCGACAACATCGGCCGCTTGCGCGCCGGGGCCTGCGTGATCGTCACCGGCCAGCAGGTCACACTGTTCGGCGGCCCGCTGTTCGCCCTCTACAAGGCGATCACCGCCATCAAGCTGGCGACTGAAGTGACGCAGAGCGGAGTGGAATGCGTACCCGTCTTCTGGCTGGCCACCGAGGACCACGACGTCGAAGAGGTGGACCACATCACGCTGCTGGCGGCCGACAACGCCTTGAAGCGATGTAGCGCCGCGGCGCACGGGCCGGAGAACGCTTCAGTGGGGAGCTTGCGCTTCGGCGAAGACATCAGCTCGGTCGCTGCCCAAGCCGCCGCGGCGCTGGGAGAGTCTGAGACCACCGAGTTCCTGCGCGAGGCCTACCGCCCGGGAGAAAGTTTCGGCAGCGCCTTTGGGAAACTTTTCTCGCGGCTGTTCAAGCACTCCGGGGTGGTGTTGCTGGACGCCGCCGACCCCGAGCTGCATCAGGTCGCCGCATCCGTGTACCGGGCGGCGGCCGCCGGCGCTGCCGACCTCGACGAAGCTCTCCTCCAACGCAACCAGCAACTGGAGTCCGCCGGCTATCACACCCAGGTGCACGTCACTCCTCAATCCACTTTGCTCTTCGCCCAGCATAATGGGGCGCGGGTGCCCGTCCACCGGGCCAATGGGCAGTTCGAGATCGCCGGGCAGAAGCTCTCGCCGGCGGAACTGCAAGCGCGCATCACCGCCGCCCCCCAGGATTTCAGCGCCAACGTCCTGCTTCGCCCGGTGGTACAGGACTACCTGCTGCCCACGCTGGCCTATGTCGGCGGCCCGGCGGAGGTGGCGTATTTTGCCCAGGCGGCAGTGGTGTACGAGGAGCTTCTGGGCCGCATCACTTCCGTCCTCCCGCGCTTCGCCGCCACATTGGTGGAGCCGCGCATCCAGCGCCTACTCGACCGTTACCAGATCAAGATCACGGATGCGTTCCACGGCGAGGAACATCTGCGGATGCTATTGGCGGAGCACAGCCTTCCCGCCGACCTGAATGCGACCTTCGACGAGTCCGCGAGTTCGCTCGATGCGTCGCTCAACAAGCTGAACGAGGTGCTGGAGCGGCTGGACAAGACGCTGCTCGACGCGGCCGGTACCGCCGGAGCCAAGATGCGTTACCAACTCGACCGGCTGCGGGAACGGGCCGCGCGCGCCCAATCGCGCCGCAGCCAGGACCAGGCACGCCACGCCGACGATCTGGTCACCGCGCTTTACCCCCACAAGAACCTGCAGGAGCGGGAGCTGGCCGGGATGTCCTACCTGGCGCGGCACGGAACCCAGCTCCTGTTGCGCCTTTATGACGCCGCTCAGACCACCTGCGCCGACCACCACATCGTCTATCTCTGA
- the katG gene encoding catalase/peroxidase HPI — MEKELAKQEQNMATESKCPVMGGARRHAAATNADWWPNQLNLKILHQHSPLSDPMDKGFNYREEFKSLDLDAVIKDLHALMTDSQDWWPADFGHYGPLFIRMAWHSAGTYRIGDGRGGAGAGQQRFAPLNSWPDNVNLDKARRLLWPIKQKYGRKISWADLMILAGNVALESMGFKTFGFGGGREDVWEPEEDIFWGPEGKWLADERYSGDRDLQNPLAAVQMGLIYVNPEGPNGKPDPIAAARDIRETFARMAMNDEETVALIAGGHTFGKTHGAGDAALVGPEPESAAIEEQGLGWKGKFGTGKGADAIGSGLEVIWTTTPTKWSNNFFTNLFRYEWELTKSPAGAHQWRPKNGAGAGTVPDAHDPSKRHAPSMLTTDLSLRLDPAYEKISRRFYERPDQFADAFARAWFKLTHRDMGPISRYLGPLVPKEPQLWQDPVPAVDHKLIGEQAIAALKAKLLKSGLSISQLVTTAWASASSFRGSDKRGGANGARIRLAPQKDWEVNQPAELAKVLRTLVAIQKDFNSSKSGGKKISLADLIVLGGCAAVEEAAKRAGHKVKVPFSPGRTDASQKQTDVHSFAVLEPTADGFRNYLRNGHQMTAEERLVDRAQLLTLTAPEMTVLIGGLRVLKANFGHSKHGVFTNRPETLTNDFFVNLLDMKTKWEPSSTSEGVYEGRDRATGKIKWTGTRVDLVFGSNSQLRAIAEVYACGDAKKAFVKDFVAAWNKVMNLDRYDLA, encoded by the coding sequence ATGGAAAAAGAACTCGCCAAGCAGGAGCAAAACATGGCAACCGAATCCAAGTGCCCGGTCATGGGCGGTGCTCGCAGACATGCGGCCGCGACCAACGCGGACTGGTGGCCGAATCAGCTGAACCTGAAAATCCTGCACCAGCACTCCCCCCTGTCCGATCCTATGGACAAGGGGTTCAACTACAGAGAAGAATTCAAGAGCCTCGACCTGGATGCGGTGATCAAGGACTTGCATGCCTTGATGACGGACTCGCAGGATTGGTGGCCGGCCGACTTCGGGCACTATGGGCCGCTTTTCATTCGCATGGCGTGGCACAGCGCGGGTACGTACCGCATCGGCGACGGCCGCGGCGGGGCCGGAGCCGGTCAGCAGCGCTTCGCGCCGCTCAATAGCTGGCCGGACAATGTGAACCTCGACAAGGCGCGCCGGCTGCTGTGGCCGATCAAGCAGAAATACGGCCGGAAGATCTCCTGGGCCGACCTCATGATTCTCGCCGGTAACGTCGCATTGGAGTCGATGGGGTTCAAGACCTTCGGTTTCGGCGGCGGGCGCGAGGACGTCTGGGAGCCCGAAGAGGACATTTTCTGGGGGCCTGAGGGCAAGTGGCTGGCGGACGAGCGCTACAGCGGCGACCGTGATCTCCAGAATCCGCTCGCCGCCGTGCAAATGGGCCTGATCTATGTGAATCCGGAAGGGCCGAATGGGAAGCCGGATCCGATTGCTGCGGCACGGGATATCCGAGAGACTTTCGCCCGCATGGCGATGAATGACGAGGAGACGGTGGCGCTCATTGCCGGCGGTCACACCTTCGGCAAGACCCACGGCGCTGGCGACGCGGCACTGGTCGGACCCGAGCCGGAATCCGCCGCCATCGAGGAGCAGGGCCTCGGCTGGAAAGGGAAGTTTGGAACGGGGAAAGGCGCTGACGCGATCGGCAGCGGCCTGGAAGTCATTTGGACCACGACGCCTACGAAGTGGAGCAACAACTTCTTCACCAACCTGTTCCGCTACGAATGGGAACTGACCAAGAGCCCGGCCGGTGCGCACCAGTGGAGACCGAAGAATGGCGCAGGCGCCGGCACGGTGCCGGATGCGCACGATCCGTCAAAACGTCACGCGCCATCCATGCTGACCACTGACCTCTCCTTGCGGCTCGACCCTGCTTACGAAAAGATCTCACGGCGCTTCTACGAGCGTCCGGATCAGTTCGCAGACGCGTTTGCGCGGGCGTGGTTCAAGCTGACGCACCGCGACATGGGGCCGATCTCGCGCTATCTGGGCCCGCTCGTTCCCAAGGAGCCCCAACTGTGGCAAGACCCGGTTCCCGCCGTGGATCATAAATTGATCGGGGAGCAGGCCATTGCGGCCCTGAAGGCGAAGCTCCTCAAATCCGGACTGTCGATCTCCCAACTGGTCACTACTGCCTGGGCATCGGCGTCGTCGTTCCGCGGCTCCGACAAGCGCGGTGGGGCGAACGGGGCGCGTATTCGCCTCGCGCCACAAAAGGACTGGGAAGTGAACCAGCCGGCCGAACTGGCGAAGGTTTTGCGGACGCTGGTGGCGATCCAAAAGGATTTCAACAGCTCGAAGTCGGGCGGGAAGAAGATCTCACTTGCTGACCTGATCGTTCTGGGCGGCTGCGCAGCCGTCGAGGAAGCTGCGAAAAGGGCCGGACACAAGGTGAAGGTTCCTTTCTCGCCGGGGCGCACGGATGCTTCGCAGAAGCAGACCGACGTGCACTCATTCGCCGTCTTGGAGCCGACCGCGGACGGGTTCCGCAACTACCTCCGGAACGGACACCAAATGACGGCCGAGGAACGGCTGGTGGACCGGGCGCAGTTGCTGACGCTGACTGCCCCCGAGATGACAGTACTCATCGGTGGCCTGCGGGTCCTCAAGGCGAACTTCGGGCATTCCAAACACGGCGTCTTCACCAACCGGCCCGAGACGCTGACGAATGATTTCTTTGTCAACTTGCTCGACATGAAGACGAAGTGGGAGCCCTCCTCTACATCCGAAGGCGTGTATGAGGGGCGCGATCGTGCCACGGGCAAGATCAAGTGGACCGGCACGCGGGTCGACCTTGTGTTCGGTTCGAACTCCCAGCTGCGGGCGATTGCGGAAGTCTACGCATGTGGCGACGCGAAGAAGGCGTTTGTGAAGGACTTCGTGGCTGCGTGGAACAAGGTGATGAACCTTGATCGCTACGACCTTGCCTGA
- a CDS encoding transcriptional repressor produces MDAEAIKRSLRGSGLRCTAQRYAVMALLTEHNRHPTAAEIFEAVNRVDPRSSRATTYNNLRDLVQAGLVREVAVEGRAARFDAKGMRHHHFICDRCGKVEDIEWHDLPRPASRSLGKRILRECELIFRGLCTKCVLRNTLPGKGRRRVHTR; encoded by the coding sequence ATGGACGCCGAGGCGATCAAACGGTCCTTGCGAGGCAGCGGGTTGCGGTGCACTGCGCAGCGCTACGCGGTGATGGCATTGTTGACGGAACACAACCGGCATCCCACGGCTGCGGAGATCTTTGAAGCCGTAAATCGCGTGGATCCGCGCTCTTCAAGGGCCACGACTTATAACAATCTGCGGGACCTGGTGCAGGCGGGATTGGTGCGTGAAGTGGCTGTCGAGGGCCGCGCCGCGCGGTTCGATGCGAAAGGCATGCGGCATCACCACTTCATCTGCGACCGCTGTGGCAAGGTGGAGGACATCGAGTGGCACGACCTGCCCAGGCCCGCCTCGCGCTCTCTCGGCAAGCGGATCCTTCGTGAATGCGAACTCATTTTCCGTGGACTCTGCACGAAGTGCGTGCTCCGCAACACGCTTCCCGGTAAGGGCCGCAGGCGCGTGCATACCCGATGA